One region of Hoeflea sp. 108 genomic DNA includes:
- a CDS encoding SDR family NAD(P)-dependent oxidoreductase produces the protein MARLAGKVAFITGATGGIGEAAARLFAQEGAKVAVAGRSREKGEAIASSIKASGGTALYVETDVTEPDSVGASFKTVMDAWGRLDVLYNNAGGSSSADGPVTVAPFEEFWRCIKLDLFGTWVCCRNAIPLMQQSGGGSIVNCSSIVGAMGIPNRDAYSAAKGGIISLTRSMAVEFAKDNIRVNVLVPGAVATDRVLGFFEREPHLKAQFDAYLLGIAEPIDVANAALYLASDESRKMTGHQLPIDGGILIS, from the coding sequence ATGGCCCGTTTGGCAGGCAAAGTAGCATTCATCACCGGCGCGACCGGCGGCATCGGCGAGGCGGCAGCGCGGCTGTTTGCGCAGGAAGGCGCCAAGGTCGCCGTTGCCGGCCGCAGCCGTGAAAAAGGCGAGGCTATCGCCTCCTCCATCAAGGCATCAGGCGGCACGGCACTCTATGTCGAGACCGACGTCACCGAGCCCGACAGCGTCGGGGCATCCTTCAAGACCGTTATGGATGCCTGGGGCCGGCTCGACGTGCTCTACAACAATGCCGGCGGCTCGAGCTCGGCCGACGGTCCGGTGACGGTGGCGCCGTTCGAGGAGTTCTGGCGTTGCATCAAGCTCGACCTGTTCGGCACCTGGGTCTGCTGCCGCAACGCCATCCCGCTGATGCAGCAGTCGGGCGGCGGCTCGATCGTCAATTGCTCGTCCATTGTCGGCGCCATGGGCATTCCCAATCGCGACGCCTATTCGGCGGCCAAGGGCGGGATCATCTCGCTGACCCGCTCGATGGCGGTCGAATTCGCCAAGGACAACATCCGCGTCAACGTGCTGGTGCCGGGAGCGGTTGCCACCGACCGCGTGCTCGGCTTCTTCGAGCGCGAACCGCATCTCAAGGCGCAGTTCGACGCCTATCTGCTCGGCATCGCCGAACCCATCGACGTGGCCAATGCAGCCCTTTACCTGGCCTCCGACGAATCGCGGAAGATGACCGGCCATCAATTGCCCATCGACGGCGGTATTCTGATTTCGTGA
- a CDS encoding AMP-binding protein — translation MEILSQVLARNARLIGERNFIVTDKETITYARFAELTAQLANVLKARGVAKGDRVGLYLPSTPMMAIGFWACQRLGAIPAPLSAMFRHAELRKIVSQTGMKALIADGSTWPYLSEIRAEFADLAHCLVVSGDGSADDLTSLMAAAPKTFEDVACHIDDICALFFTSGTTGAPKGAAQSQFNQCSTLRDMMVSHRTRFAEEVYLCAVPLFTNFGLTVTLNLCLYTGGTIVLHERWDTLRVLADIGRYKATYFGGTPTMYVYMVNEVDPAKHDLSSLRICTTGGSPVPQPVIRRFEELSGARVTQVYGSTETSGQNVMEPTAGIRKPGSAGLPVGSSRISIVDDEGSVVPQGEIGEVIISGDCVAQGYWMDEKASAEAFGNGGWKSGDLGYVDEDGYLFIVDRKKDVIIAGGHNVYPLEIEALLYKHPAVAMCAVVGAPDESKGEIPVAVIVKADGQDATAEELIRYCRESLAAYKAPRAVHFIDTMPVEAAKIRKRALVLALRENRLDDFRNK, via the coding sequence ATGGAAATCCTGAGCCAGGTGCTGGCGCGGAACGCGAGGCTGATCGGCGAGCGTAACTTCATCGTCACCGACAAGGAGACGATCACCTATGCGCGCTTTGCCGAGCTGACGGCACAGCTTGCCAACGTGCTCAAAGCGCGCGGCGTGGCCAAGGGCGACCGCGTCGGGCTCTATCTGCCAAGCACGCCGATGATGGCCATCGGCTTCTGGGCTTGTCAGCGTCTCGGCGCGATCCCTGCCCCGCTCAGCGCCATGTTCCGCCATGCCGAGCTGCGCAAGATCGTCAGCCAGACCGGCATGAAGGCGCTCATCGCCGACGGCTCGACTTGGCCGTACCTCTCCGAGATCAGGGCCGAATTTGCCGATCTCGCTCATTGCCTGGTCGTGTCGGGCGACGGCAGCGCCGACGACCTCACCTCTCTTATGGCCGCAGCGCCCAAGACGTTCGAAGATGTTGCCTGCCATATTGACGACATCTGCGCCTTGTTCTTCACCTCGGGCACGACAGGCGCCCCCAAGGGTGCGGCGCAATCGCAGTTCAACCAGTGTTCGACCCTGCGCGACATGATGGTGTCCCACCGCACGCGCTTTGCCGAGGAAGTCTATCTCTGCGCTGTGCCGCTGTTTACCAATTTTGGCCTGACGGTGACGCTGAACCTGTGCCTCTACACCGGCGGCACCATCGTGCTGCACGAGCGCTGGGACACCCTGCGTGTCCTTGCCGACATTGGTCGTTACAAGGCCACCTATTTCGGTGGCACGCCGACAATGTATGTCTACATGGTCAACGAGGTCGATCCAGCGAAACACGACCTGTCGTCGCTGCGCATCTGCACCACGGGCGGCTCGCCGGTGCCCCAGCCGGTCATCCGCCGTTTCGAGGAGTTGTCGGGCGCCCGCGTCACGCAAGTTTACGGCTCGACCGAAACCAGCGGCCAGAACGTCATGGAACCGACTGCGGGTATTCGCAAGCCTGGCTCGGCCGGCCTTCCGGTCGGCAGCTCGCGCATCTCTATCGTCGACGACGAAGGCAGTGTCGTGCCGCAGGGCGAAATCGGCGAGGTCATCATTTCAGGCGATTGCGTCGCCCAGGGCTACTGGATGGATGAGAAGGCATCGGCCGAGGCCTTCGGCAATGGCGGCTGGAAGTCGGGCGACCTCGGTTATGTCGACGAGGACGGCTACCTGTTCATCGTCGACCGCAAGAAGGACGTCATCATCGCCGGCGGCCACAATGTCTATCCGCTGGAAATCGAGGCCCTGCTCTACAAGCATCCGGCGGTCGCCATGTGCGCGGTGGTCGGCGCGCCCGACGAGAGCAAGGGCGAAATCCCGGTCGCGGTCATCGTCAAGGCCGATGGACAGGACGCGACAGCGGAAGAACTGATCCGCTATTGCCGCGAGAGCCTCGCCGCCTACAAGGCCCCGCGCGCCGTCCACTTCATCGACACGATGCCGGTCGAGGCGGCCAAAATCCGCAAGCGCGCACTGGTACTGGCGCTGCGCGAGAACCGCCTGGACGATTTCCGGAACAAGTGA
- a CDS encoding SDR family NAD(P)-dependent oxidoreductase yields the protein MSIIRFDGKRALVTGGGSGIGETAARLLGELGARVVIADLNRDHLDPAAQRTAAAGITQGDVASEADAERMVGEAIAALGGLDLVFNSAGIGDDLVPVHEQSVERWQRVIDVNLKGTYLMCRAASRPMLRQKQGAIVNVSSIVGLGGFPRRSAYAAAKAGINHLTQTLACEWGPSGIRVNAIAPAYTLTPMVQALLERKAFDPTILERRTPLGRLATPEEMAKAAMFLLSDWASYITGTVLPVDGGWSAFGGAGDVATA from the coding sequence ATGAGCATAATCCGCTTCGACGGCAAACGCGCGCTGGTCACAGGCGGTGGCAGTGGCATCGGTGAAACAGCAGCAAGGCTTCTGGGCGAACTCGGCGCTCGCGTGGTCATTGCCGACCTCAACCGCGATCATCTCGATCCGGCGGCGCAGCGCACTGCTGCGGCCGGCATCACCCAGGGCGATGTTGCAAGCGAAGCGGATGCCGAGCGCATGGTCGGGGAGGCGATAGCGGCCCTCGGCGGGCTCGACCTCGTCTTCAACTCAGCCGGCATCGGCGACGATCTCGTGCCTGTTCATGAGCAGTCGGTGGAGCGCTGGCAGCGTGTGATCGACGTCAACCTCAAGGGCACCTACCTGATGTGCCGCGCGGCGTCGCGGCCGATGCTCCGGCAGAAGCAAGGCGCCATCGTCAATGTGTCGTCCATCGTAGGGCTCGGCGGCTTCCCCAGACGTTCGGCCTATGCGGCCGCCAAGGCAGGCATCAACCACCTGACGCAGACGCTGGCCTGCGAATGGGGGCCCTCGGGCATCCGCGTCAATGCGATCGCGCCAGCCTATACGCTGACGCCGATGGTCCAGGCGCTGCTCGAGCGCAAGGCATTCGACCCAACGATCCTGGAACGCCGCACGCCGCTCGGGCGGCTTGCGACGCCGGAGGAGATGGCGAAGGCGGCGATGTTCCTGCTGTCAGACTGGGCATCCTACATCACTGGGACGGTTCTGCCGGTCGACGGCGGCTGGAGCGCCTTTGGTGGTGCGGGCGACGTCGCGACGGCCTGA
- a CDS encoding SDR family NAD(P)-dependent oxidoreductase, whose product MSGPSTIVIGMGPGLGQALVKKFAREGHRVAFVGRRAEAIARYEQDFRAEGLDVSGFVGDAGKPEEMDRVHAAIREQHGDAEALIYNAAIIEPARFVTPSRLGEVKYGTAEGWKSHGEAASVDYVVEAFRTNVAGALHAAQAVASKMIERGRCTILLTGGVLAFGPWIEWGVTSLGKAALRSLGHSLEKELSPAGIHVSTVAIHGTMQAGTPYDHDLVAQAYWKLHVQPRDQWQPDFHFKQDAEDGGDPDA is encoded by the coding sequence ATGAGTGGACCATCGACAATCGTCATCGGCATGGGGCCCGGACTTGGCCAGGCCCTGGTGAAGAAGTTCGCGCGCGAGGGCCATCGCGTTGCCTTCGTCGGCCGCCGGGCCGAGGCGATCGCGCGCTACGAGCAGGACTTCAGGGCCGAAGGGCTCGACGTCTCCGGGTTTGTCGGTGACGCCGGCAAGCCTGAGGAGATGGACCGCGTCCATGCGGCGATCCGCGAGCAGCATGGTGATGCCGAAGCGCTGATCTACAATGCCGCCATCATAGAGCCGGCACGGTTCGTCACGCCATCGCGGCTGGGCGAGGTGAAGTACGGTACCGCCGAAGGCTGGAAGTCACACGGCGAGGCAGCAAGCGTCGACTATGTCGTCGAGGCCTTCAGGACCAATGTCGCTGGTGCGCTGCATGCGGCGCAGGCGGTTGCGTCCAAAATGATCGAGCGCGGCCGCTGCACGATCCTGCTCACCGGCGGGGTGCTCGCCTTCGGGCCGTGGATCGAGTGGGGCGTGACCTCGCTTGGCAAGGCGGCGCTGCGCAGCCTCGGACATTCGCTGGAGAAAGAGCTTTCGCCTGCGGGTATTCATGTCTCGACGGTTGCCATCCACGGCACGATGCAGGCCGGAACGCCCTACGATCACGACCTGGTCGCCCAAGCCTACTGGAAACTGCATGTCCAGCCGCGCGACCAGTGGCAACCTGATTTCCATTTCAAGCAGGATGCGGAAGACGGCGGGGATCCCGACGCATGA
- a CDS encoding branched-chain amino acid ABC transporter permease, with protein MGMKILVLALFALAYNLIFGYVGLLAFGHAAFYGSSAYVTAHAAAAWGLPPELSILMGVAVATAIGALFGWLAIRRQGLYFAMITMAMAQIIYFYAVQAPWTNGEDGIQSVPRGTLFGLIDLSNTLNMYYVTLAVFLVGFAFVYRIIHSPFGQTLKSIRENEPRAISLGYSTDRFKLIAFTLSAMLSGVAGGLKAIIFQLASLADVFFMTSADVLLMTLIGGVGTLLGPVVGAAVLVTLQRELATLGAWVVVVQGIIFVLCVLFLRKGIVGTLEEFLANRAERKAQRTADRTGVATKAKVAQ; from the coding sequence ATGGGCATGAAGATCCTGGTGCTGGCGCTGTTCGCGCTCGCCTACAATCTGATCTTTGGCTACGTCGGCCTGCTCGCCTTCGGCCATGCCGCCTTCTACGGCTCGTCTGCCTATGTCACCGCACACGCCGCGGCCGCCTGGGGTCTGCCGCCTGAACTGAGCATCCTGATGGGCGTGGCTGTGGCGACCGCCATCGGCGCGCTGTTCGGTTGGCTGGCGATCCGCCGACAGGGGCTTTATTTCGCCATGATCACCATGGCGATGGCGCAGATCATCTATTTCTACGCGGTGCAGGCGCCATGGACCAATGGCGAGGATGGTATCCAGTCAGTGCCACGCGGCACTCTGTTCGGCCTGATTGATCTCTCGAACACGCTGAACATGTATTACGTGACGCTTGCAGTGTTCCTGGTCGGCTTCGCCTTCGTCTATCGCATCATCCACTCACCCTTCGGCCAGACGCTCAAATCTATCCGCGAGAACGAGCCGAGGGCCATTTCGCTCGGCTATTCGACCGACCGTTTCAAGCTGATCGCGTTCACGCTGTCGGCCATGCTGTCGGGCGTGGCAGGCGGCCTCAAGGCGATCATCTTCCAGCTGGCGTCGCTGGCTGACGTGTTCTTCATGACTTCGGCCGACGTGCTGTTGATGACGCTGATAGGTGGCGTCGGCACGTTGCTCGGACCAGTGGTCGGTGCAGCGGTGCTGGTGACGTTGCAGCGCGAGCTGGCGACGCTCGGTGCCTGGGTGGTGGTCGTTCAGGGCATCATCTTCGTTCTCTGCGTGCTGTTCCTGCGCAAGGGCATCGTCGGCACGCTGGAAGAGTTTCTGGCAAACCGCGCCGAGCGCAAGGCGCAGCGGACGGCAGACCGCACCGGAGTCGCGACCAAGGCGAAGGTGGCGCAATGA
- a CDS encoding ABC transporter ATP-binding protein, protein MTEISKVVLDIADLHAWYGESKALHGMNFDIREGELVTLLGRNGAGKTTALRCIMGLVRKKTGTIAYRGENVAARAPEFIARRGIAYCPEERGIFSSLSVAENLELPPVIAKGGMTVDEILELFPNLKARWQSPGTKLSGGEQQMLAIGRILRTGAKLLIFDEPTEGLAPVIVKQIAVVLEKLKARGFTILLVEQNFRFASKLADRHFVVDHGKVVERFSRDELAGNEAKIQAYLGV, encoded by the coding sequence ATGACTGAGATTTCCAAGGTGGTGCTCGACATCGCCGACCTCCATGCCTGGTACGGCGAGAGCAAGGCGCTCCACGGCATGAATTTCGACATCCGCGAGGGCGAGCTCGTCACGCTCCTGGGCCGCAACGGTGCCGGCAAGACAACGGCGTTGCGCTGCATCATGGGCCTGGTGCGCAAGAAGACGGGCACTATTGCCTATCGCGGCGAGAATGTCGCGGCGAGGGCGCCCGAGTTCATCGCCCGGCGCGGCATCGCCTATTGCCCGGAGGAGCGTGGCATTTTCTCGAGCCTGTCGGTGGCCGAAAACCTGGAACTGCCGCCCGTCATCGCCAAGGGCGGCATGACGGTGGACGAAATCCTGGAGCTGTTTCCCAACCTCAAGGCGCGCTGGCAGAGCCCCGGCACCAAGCTGTCGGGCGGCGAGCAGCAGATGCTGGCCATCGGCCGCATCCTGCGCACGGGCGCCAAGCTCCTGATCTTCGACGAGCCGACAGAGGGCCTTGCGCCTGTCATCGTCAAGCAGATTGCCGTCGTGCTTGAAAAGCTGAAGGCGAGGGGCTTCACCATCCTTTTGGTCGAACAGAACTTCCGCTTCGCCTCGAAGCTCGCCGACCGGCATTTCGTGGTCGACCACGGCAAGGTGGTCGAGCGCTTCAGCCGTGACGAACTCGCCGGCAACGAAGCCAAAATCCAAGCTTATCTCGGGGTGTGA
- a CDS encoding ABC transporter ATP-binding protein, translating into MRQGTADDYIIEASGLSRYFYGFAAVKDVDLKVRRNTIHALIGPNGAGKTTTFNLITKFLQPSEGSIRYNGEDITALKPEEVARKGIVRSFQISAVFPRMSVRENVRMALQRPTGSSYRFWQSERTLGVLNDRIDELLDAVGMLSYRNHVAVNLPYGRKRALEIATTLALDPEMLLLDEPTSGMGHEDVDRIAELIRKVSSERTILMVEHNLSVVAALSDTITVLAQGRVLAEGNYETVSRDPRVIEAYIGGADD; encoded by the coding sequence GTGCGACAAGGCACTGCGGACGACTACATTATCGAGGCGTCCGGGCTGAGCCGGTATTTCTACGGCTTTGCTGCCGTAAAGGACGTCGACCTCAAGGTCCGGCGCAATACCATCCACGCCCTGATCGGCCCCAATGGCGCCGGCAAGACGACCACATTCAATCTGATCACCAAGTTCCTGCAGCCCAGCGAAGGTTCGATCCGCTACAATGGCGAGGACATCACCGCTCTGAAGCCGGAGGAGGTGGCGCGCAAGGGCATTGTCCGCTCGTTCCAGATATCGGCTGTGTTCCCGCGCATGAGCGTGCGCGAGAACGTGCGCATGGCGCTGCAGCGTCCGACGGGTAGCTCTTACCGCTTCTGGCAGAGCGAACGCACGCTCGGCGTGCTCAACGACCGCATCGACGAGCTGCTCGATGCCGTCGGCATGCTGTCCTATCGCAACCATGTGGCGGTCAACCTGCCTTACGGGCGCAAGCGCGCGCTGGAGATTGCCACCACGCTGGCCCTCGATCCCGAGATGCTGCTTCTTGACGAGCCGACTTCGGGCATGGGCCACGAGGACGTCGACCGCATCGCCGAGCTGATCCGCAAGGTCTCAAGCGAGCGCACCATCCTGATGGTCGAGCACAATCTGTCTGTTGTCGCGGCCCTTTCCGACACCATCACCGTGCTGGCGCAGGGACGGGTGCTGGCCGAGGGCAACTACGAGACCGTGTCGCGCGACCCGCGCGTGATCGAAGCCTACATCGGTGGCGCAGATGACTGA
- a CDS encoding DUF1330 domain-containing protein, giving the protein MPGYLIFEIQITDEAAWQHYREVAGPIMAAGGGRFVLSSDRVESLEGGWQPASISVVEFPSADAARRFYHSEDYQKVVALRQLASRGKGILVEA; this is encoded by the coding sequence TTGCCCGGCTATCTGATCTTCGAGATCCAAATCACCGACGAGGCGGCCTGGCAGCATTATCGCGAGGTCGCCGGGCCGATTATGGCCGCCGGCGGTGGGCGCTTCGTTCTGTCGAGCGATCGCGTGGAGAGCCTCGAAGGCGGCTGGCAGCCGGCCTCCATCTCGGTGGTCGAGTTCCCGAGTGCTGACGCTGCGCGGCGTTTCTACCATTCGGAAGACTACCAGAAGGTGGTGGCGCTCAGGCAGCTGGCATCACGTGGCAAGGGCATACTCGTCGAAGCATGA
- a CDS encoding ABC transporter substrate-binding protein, with protein MKKSILAAALLLSTALTAAAQDASVKLGVLNDQSSSFSALGGTEVTEAVKLAISDFGGQVLGKPIELVSADHQNKPEIALSIAREWLERDNVDALFDVANSAIALSVNNLLGEQKKLGFFVSPMTDKMTEADCNGYGLAWAYDAYSQVRSSVSAQLKAGGETWFILSPDYEAGKVLEAGVKTAVEEEGGKILGSVRAPLGTTDFSSYILQAQASGAKVLALTVNGPELVNALKQVQEFGLIDQGMRVALTVLHQSDARAIGLDALKGIQFAAAWYWNTDDASKHFKEEMQKKTGNAPGWVAAGAYSAATNYLNAVKAAGTDEPTAVLAKLREGKINDLFAHNATLLPNGRLVHDMQLLEVRAPGEASDPQDVFKVVTTVPADVAFRSIDKSACKLAKG; from the coding sequence ATGAAGAAATCCATTCTCGCGGCAGCGCTGCTGCTGTCGACCGCGCTGACCGCAGCCGCACAGGATGCCAGCGTCAAGCTTGGCGTGCTCAACGACCAGAGTTCGTCCTTCTCCGCGCTCGGCGGTACCGAGGTGACCGAGGCGGTCAAGCTCGCCATTTCCGATTTCGGCGGCCAGGTGCTTGGCAAGCCGATTGAGCTGGTGTCGGCAGATCACCAGAACAAGCCCGAGATCGCGCTGTCCATCGCTCGCGAATGGCTGGAACGCGACAATGTCGACGCGCTGTTCGACGTCGCCAATTCGGCCATCGCGCTTTCGGTCAACAACCTGTTGGGCGAACAGAAGAAGCTCGGCTTCTTCGTGTCGCCGATGACCGACAAGATGACCGAAGCCGACTGCAACGGCTATGGCCTCGCCTGGGCCTACGATGCCTATTCGCAGGTGCGTTCGTCGGTCAGTGCCCAGCTCAAGGCTGGCGGCGAGACCTGGTTCATTCTGTCGCCCGACTATGAGGCCGGCAAGGTCCTGGAAGCCGGCGTGAAGACCGCCGTCGAGGAAGAAGGCGGCAAGATCCTCGGTTCGGTGCGCGCACCGCTCGGCACCACCGATTTCTCGTCCTACATCCTGCAGGCGCAGGCATCGGGCGCAAAGGTTCTGGCGCTGACCGTCAACGGTCCGGAACTGGTCAATGCGCTCAAGCAGGTCCAGGAATTCGGTCTGATCGACCAGGGCATGCGCGTGGCGCTGACCGTGCTCCACCAGTCGGATGCGCGCGCCATCGGCCTCGACGCGCTGAAGGGCATCCAGTTTGCAGCCGCCTGGTACTGGAACACCGACGATGCGTCCAAGCATTTCAAGGAAGAGATGCAGAAGAAGACCGGCAACGCACCGGGTTGGGTAGCCGCGGGCGCCTATTCGGCAGCCACCAACTATCTGAACGCCGTAAAGGCCGCCGGCACCGACGAGCCGACCGCCGTGCTGGCCAAGCTGCGCGAAGGCAAGATCAACGACCTGTTCGCGCACAACGCGACGCTGCTGCCCAACGGCCGTCTCGTGCACGACATGCAGTTGCTCGAAGTGCGCGCGCCCGGCGAGGCATCCGACCCGCAGGACGTGTTCAAGGTCGTGACCACCGTACCGGCTGACGTCGCCTTCCGCTCGATCGACAAGAGCGCCTGCAAGCTGGCCAAGGGCTGA
- a CDS encoding GMC family oxidoreductase N-terminal domain-containing protein, which translates to MSEFDTIIVGAGSAGCVLANRLSENPGHRVLVLEAGPSDLHPFVRMPRGWVKLTKHPKRSWNFPVQHEEGRPQAETWARGRGLGGSSSINGMLYCRGAPEDYDGWANFGVKGWDWSDMASIFRKIENHQLGGDAVRGSNGPLQVSVRPLPAPLGQAVLDAGASLSLDHLDDLNGIRRDGVGTYAHTVDHKGRRMSAARAFLRPAMPRKNLVVQTGAQVLRILFDGRRAVGVEYIEGGRQRTARAAREVIVACGAIQSPQLLQVSGIGRSDVLSAAGAQTVAELPGVGRNFAEHLVVALPYRLAGLYGHNRRLSGLRLVGEVLRYYLAGTGLMSFGASEMGGFVSSSPDVAYPDLQLSLSPYTFARGLLQGRLKLENKPGITIIGYALRPESRGEITIRSADMRDMPSIRPNWLATESDRRTAVSMMRIMRDFVAQPALQPYVKEELWPGRTVQSDADMLAAFRSTFVSGLHAVGTCRMGDDADAVVDERLRVRGVEGLRVVDASVIPAPISGNTNGPVMALAWRAADLILQERR; encoded by the coding sequence ATGAGTGAATTCGATACGATCATCGTCGGGGCCGGCTCTGCCGGCTGTGTTCTGGCCAACAGGCTGAGCGAGAACCCTGGGCACAGGGTACTTGTGCTCGAGGCCGGCCCTTCAGACCTTCATCCCTTCGTCCGCATGCCCCGGGGATGGGTCAAATTGACCAAACACCCCAAGCGCTCCTGGAATTTCCCGGTCCAGCACGAGGAGGGCCGGCCGCAAGCCGAGACATGGGCGCGTGGGCGCGGGCTTGGCGGCTCGAGCTCGATCAACGGCATGCTCTATTGCCGCGGCGCGCCGGAGGATTACGACGGCTGGGCGAATTTCGGCGTCAAGGGCTGGGACTGGTCCGACATGGCGTCAATCTTCCGCAAGATCGAGAACCATCAGCTTGGCGGCGATGCCGTCAGGGGAAGCAATGGCCCCTTGCAGGTGAGCGTTCGTCCTCTTCCCGCCCCTCTCGGCCAGGCGGTCCTCGACGCCGGTGCCTCGCTCAGTCTCGACCATCTCGACGACCTCAACGGCATCAGGCGCGATGGGGTCGGCACCTATGCCCATACCGTCGACCACAAGGGACGACGGATGAGTGCTGCACGTGCCTTCCTGCGCCCGGCGATGCCGCGCAAGAACCTTGTTGTCCAAACCGGCGCGCAGGTCCTGCGTATTCTGTTCGACGGGCGCCGGGCGGTCGGCGTCGAATACATCGAGGGCGGTCGCCAACGCACCGCGCGCGCGGCACGTGAGGTCATCGTCGCCTGCGGCGCGATCCAGTCGCCGCAACTGCTCCAGGTTTCCGGCATCGGCCGATCCGATGTGCTGTCGGCCGCAGGCGCCCAGACGGTGGCGGAATTGCCGGGCGTCGGCCGCAACTTCGCCGAACACCTTGTCGTGGCGCTCCCATATCGTCTTGCCGGTCTGTATGGACACAACCGCCGGCTCAGCGGCTTGCGTCTGGTCGGCGAGGTGCTGCGCTACTATCTCGCCGGCACCGGGCTGATGAGCTTCGGCGCATCCGAAATGGGCGGCTTTGTCAGCTCATCGCCTGATGTCGCCTATCCCGACCTGCAGCTGTCGCTGTCGCCCTACACCTTCGCCCGCGGGCTGCTCCAGGGCCGGCTGAAGCTCGAGAACAAGCCCGGCATCACCATCATCGGCTATGCCCTGCGGCCGGAAAGCCGCGGCGAGATCACGATCCGCTCCGCCGACATGCGCGACATGCCGTCTATTCGACCGAACTGGCTGGCGACCGAGAGCGACCGGCGTACCGCAGTCTCAATGATGCGCATCATGCGTGACTTCGTCGCCCAGCCGGCCTTGCAGCCCTACGTCAAAGAAGAACTATGGCCGGGCCGGACTGTGCAATCGGACGCCGACATGCTCGCTGCCTTCCGTTCGACCTTCGTGTCGGGACTGCACGCGGTCGGCACCTGCAGGATGGGCGACGACGCCGATGCGGTCGTCGACGAGCGGCTGCGGGTCCGAGGCGTCGAGGGTCTGCGTGTCGTCGATGCCTCGGTCATTCCTGCGCCGATCTCGGGCAACACCAACGGCCCCGTCATGGCACTCGCCTGGCGTGCGGCTGATCTGATACTTCAGGAAAGGCGCTGA
- a CDS encoding nuclear transport factor 2 family protein, whose amino-acid sequence MLEARLARAEAMLDIIALEARYARAWDSGDGNAWADVFTVDGVFEIAAVGDRPALKVEGREQLSAFCLDFTSKFSGVHVPGLPLLEIDGDEAIGHLHFQFVAIGRLAQNHTMSRTACGQYDVRYRRTEEGWRMVHRLEKAFTSARSEFFDF is encoded by the coding sequence ATGCTGGAGGCAAGGCTTGCGCGCGCCGAGGCCATGCTCGACATCATTGCGCTGGAGGCGCGCTATGCCCGCGCCTGGGACAGCGGCGACGGCAATGCATGGGCCGATGTGTTCACCGTCGACGGCGTGTTCGAGATTGCGGCCGTCGGCGATCGTCCGGCACTCAAGGTGGAGGGCAGGGAGCAACTGTCGGCTTTCTGCCTCGACTTCACGTCGAAGTTTTCAGGCGTTCACGTTCCGGGACTGCCGTTGCTCGAAATCGACGGCGACGAGGCCATTGGGCACCTGCATTTCCAGTTCGTCGCTATCGGCAGGCTCGCCCAGAACCACACCATGAGCCGCACCGCCTGCGGGCAGTACGATGTGCGCTATCGCAGGACCGAAGAGGGCTGGCGCATGGTCCACCGCTTGGAAAAGGCGTTCACCAGCGCGCGCAGTGAATTCTTCGATTTCTGA